Proteins encoded by one window of Chitinophagaceae bacterium:
- the trpA gene encoding tryptophan synthase subunit alpha — translation MKQPKSIADVFQHKKENILSLYFTAGYPFIDSTPNILNALNQGDVDLVEIGIPFSDPIADGETIQASNQEALNNGMNLPLLFQQLEEMPTKLSFPILLMGYINPIFQFGIENFCEKCQELGISGVIIPDLPLFEYKTHYQHIFQKYNVHFIFLITPQTSTERIQEIDNLTESFIYLVASFGVTGAKSDIYTAQKTYFQRIKDMRLKNPLLVGFGISNHTTFSTVCKYFSGAIIGSAFIDVLQKSNDLDLSIKNFVHKIRG, via the coding sequence ATGAAACAACCCAAAAGTATTGCTGATGTATTTCAGCACAAAAAAGAAAACATATTATCACTTTATTTTACCGCAGGGTATCCTTTTATAGACAGCACTCCCAATATATTGAATGCTCTGAATCAAGGAGATGTGGATTTGGTAGAAATAGGTATTCCCTTTTCAGATCCTATTGCCGATGGGGAAACTATTCAAGCAAGTAATCAAGAAGCATTAAACAATGGTATGAATCTCCCTTTACTGTTCCAACAATTAGAGGAAATGCCTACCAAACTCTCTTTTCCAATACTCTTAATGGGCTATATAAATCCTATTTTTCAATTCGGAATTGAAAATTTTTGTGAAAAATGTCAAGAATTAGGGATTTCAGGGGTGATTATCCCCGACCTCCCTCTTTTTGAATATAAAACGCATTACCAACATATATTTCAAAAGTATAATGTTCATTTTATTTTTTTAATTACCCCACAAACATCAACGGAAAGAATCCAAGAAATAGATAATCTCACGGAATCTTTTATCTATTTAGTAGCTTCTTTTGGGGTCACGGGGGCTAAATCAGACATTTATACAGCCCAAAAGACATATTTTCAACGTATAAAAGATATGCGATTAAAAAATCCTCTCTTAGTGGGCTTTGGAATTTCTAATCATACTACCTTTTCTACGGTTTGTAAATACTTTAGTGGGGCAATCATAGGCAGTGCTTTTATTGATGTGCTTCAAAAATCTAACGATTTAGATCTATCTATAAAAAATTTTGTACACAAAATAAGAGGATAA